One genomic window of Halobellus limi includes the following:
- a CDS encoding aminodeoxychorismate/anthranilate synthase component II produces MTVRLLVVDNFDSFTYNLVEYFSEQRIDGERVEVVVRKNTADLDELREIDPDAIVISPGPGHPKNERDVGVTTEVLTTLSETVPTLGVCLGLEAAVYAYGGEIGHAPEPIHGKAYPVDHDGRGVFAGLDQGFQAGRYHSLVATSVPDCFEVSATTTHAVADGEETTAVGNGEAATDVGNDEAATDGAPDATATDLVMGVRHREFPIEAVQFHPESVLTGVGHDVVRNFLEAYVRPPESERAAQV; encoded by the coding sequence ATGACGGTCCGACTGCTCGTCGTCGACAACTTCGACTCGTTCACGTACAACCTCGTGGAGTACTTCTCCGAGCAGCGGATCGACGGCGAGCGTGTGGAGGTAGTGGTTCGAAAGAACACCGCCGACCTCGACGAACTCCGCGAGATCGACCCGGACGCCATCGTCATCAGTCCCGGCCCGGGCCACCCGAAGAACGAGCGCGACGTCGGCGTCACCACCGAGGTGCTCACGACGCTCTCGGAGACGGTCCCGACGCTCGGCGTCTGTCTCGGCCTCGAAGCGGCCGTCTACGCGTACGGCGGCGAGATCGGACACGCGCCCGAACCGATCCACGGGAAGGCCTACCCCGTCGACCACGACGGCCGCGGCGTCTTTGCCGGTCTCGATCAGGGGTTTCAGGCCGGGCGCTATCACTCCCTCGTCGCGACCAGCGTTCCCGACTGCTTCGAGGTGTCGGCGACGACGACGCACGCGGTCGCGGACGGCGAGGAGACGACCGCCGTGGGTAATGGTGAGGCGGCGACCGATGTGGGGAACGATGAGGCGGCGACCGACGGGGCTCCGGACGCGACCGCGACGGACCTCGTGATGGGCGTCCGCCACCGGGAGTTCCCGATCGAGGCGGTCCAGTTCCACCCCGAGTCGGTGCTCACCGGCGTCGGCCACGACGTCGTCCGGAACTTCCTCGAAGCGTACGTGCGGCCTCCCGAATCGGAGCGGGCGGCGCAGGTCTGA